One Arthrobacter sp. zg-Y1110 DNA segment encodes these proteins:
- a CDS encoding type II toxin-antitoxin system antitoxin SocA domain-containing protein, protein MPFPSILIANNILQLAFRDDRHVCPPKLNRILWFTACEYAKTGRGPLLPEQFEPWSRGPVARSVHGKFGVFGAAPINVYGKDAAGKAHVVDLSRNSELSAVISEVWEKTSVYTPNVLSDVATWPGSAWWNATANKDRYITADALAADTSYVKMLDLPASR, encoded by the coding sequence ATGCCCTTCCCCTCCATCCTCATCGCGAACAACATCCTGCAGCTCGCCTTCCGCGACGACAGGCACGTCTGCCCGCCGAAGCTGAACCGCATCCTCTGGTTCACGGCCTGCGAGTATGCCAAGACCGGCCGCGGCCCACTGCTGCCCGAACAGTTCGAGCCATGGTCCCGGGGACCGGTTGCCAGGAGCGTGCACGGGAAGTTCGGAGTCTTCGGCGCCGCACCGATCAACGTGTACGGGAAGGATGCCGCGGGCAAGGCGCACGTCGTTGATCTCTCCCGGAACAGTGAGCTCTCGGCTGTGATCTCCGAGGTGTGGGAGAAGACCTCCGTCTACACCCCGAATGTCCTCTCCGATGTCGCGACGTGGCCCGGCTCGGCATGGTGGAACGCCACAGCCAACAAGGACCGGTACATCACCGCCGACGCGCTGGCCGCCGACACGTCCTACGTGAAGATGCTCGACCTGCCGGCATCCCGGTGA
- a CDS encoding type IV secretory system conjugative DNA transfer family protein, translating to MDQRIFRLARAGGIDTNPTTFTQRAGTFASAATNAGSATLLTRREKTGLHGYLILPARAVNSNAALHLAQTVGARAEEVELPADLGDTPAIGELSYHHSPALRETQNGIDPTELPRLLATAMPEGTWIAVTMRKPTNKERRRHSLWLAHRMGTAVPTHHSTSPNAIIITITAGGESKDVVSSLLSQVTAGLPGFDLDSVVRTPHRFHSAALGLPAGAVLGGGASIGGPMLPDGLAEMIDGSLPGILAVGGVMAATGVAALAGLIKSPERRLRDALSAAVFPAPPALHRRPKPPRKEAVIKGHTKVGGEKVPFEKHVSASDGDYPLTPKTFMVGPNVVVGMVSPHAGAVSGVAATKARSTPPAMLANIGPMLGTNDDGSAHLSAAAMLFGVAIVGKPGSGKSLSVRALFGWHCLERVRPSGRPGYPGRNNTLIAFESKGDGVAKYVQWAHAMGDKTLVIDAADPATPAIDIFSVPGDITSKAHFFTNAMRYAFGEQSIGERSYETLVSVLTGGIAVTDEVLEFMDDRDERLIPSGQSPIFYAHLLLGGVTDRLGVDLWNGINGLAKQQRERDTPNAELDLAVAELAKLYDGKTESARGRLQEAPRNKISQLLALESWWSPARRKVTWAQILEGHRSVVINTGSSTTGVLLEDSQTQQLSSMLMFSLQNALKRHCSGWLEQGRSVSIFADELSLLAGTSPEIIGWIRDQGRSYGIRAILATQRPEQLGAALRNNFLTYSTLISFAQTDVTTATEVAANVGSNGEWSTEDIQHLEPYHVVVRSEVDQRRQSAFIVKLPNFEADMDSYAAAQGYGQANGAQLW from the coding sequence ATGGACCAGAGAATCTTCAGGCTCGCTCGCGCCGGCGGCATCGACACAAACCCCACAACCTTCACGCAGAGGGCCGGAACCTTCGCCTCCGCGGCGACGAACGCCGGATCCGCAACGCTGCTCACCCGCCGCGAGAAGACCGGGCTCCATGGCTACCTGATCCTTCCGGCCCGCGCCGTCAACTCCAACGCCGCACTTCACCTCGCGCAGACCGTCGGTGCACGCGCTGAAGAGGTCGAACTGCCTGCCGATCTGGGCGACACCCCGGCCATCGGAGAGCTCAGCTACCACCACTCCCCGGCGCTGCGCGAAACACAGAACGGCATCGACCCCACCGAGCTTCCCCGGCTGCTGGCCACTGCCATGCCCGAGGGCACCTGGATCGCTGTCACGATGCGCAAGCCCACCAACAAGGAACGCCGCCGCCACTCCCTTTGGCTCGCACACCGGATGGGCACTGCGGTGCCGACCCACCACTCAACATCGCCGAACGCCATCATCATTACGATCACCGCGGGCGGGGAATCCAAAGATGTCGTCAGTTCGCTGCTCTCCCAGGTGACCGCAGGGCTTCCCGGCTTCGACCTTGACTCGGTGGTCCGCACTCCCCACCGCTTCCACAGTGCAGCCCTCGGGCTTCCGGCCGGCGCCGTCCTGGGCGGCGGAGCATCCATCGGCGGGCCCATGCTTCCCGATGGACTGGCCGAAATGATCGACGGTTCGCTGCCGGGCATCCTTGCTGTCGGCGGCGTCATGGCAGCCACCGGTGTCGCCGCACTGGCAGGACTCATCAAGTCACCGGAGCGCCGGCTCCGCGATGCACTCTCAGCTGCAGTCTTCCCCGCACCTCCCGCACTGCACCGCCGGCCGAAGCCGCCGCGCAAGGAAGCCGTCATCAAGGGCCACACGAAGGTCGGCGGCGAGAAGGTCCCGTTCGAGAAGCATGTCTCCGCCTCCGACGGTGATTACCCGCTGACGCCGAAGACATTCATGGTCGGGCCCAACGTGGTTGTCGGCATGGTTTCCCCTCACGCCGGCGCCGTCTCCGGTGTCGCCGCAACCAAAGCGCGCTCCACTCCTCCGGCCATGCTCGCCAACATCGGGCCGATGCTCGGCACCAACGATGACGGATCTGCCCACCTGTCCGCGGCCGCGATGCTCTTCGGTGTCGCCATCGTCGGCAAACCCGGCTCCGGCAAGTCCCTGTCGGTGCGCGCACTCTTCGGCTGGCATTGCCTGGAACGCGTCCGCCCTTCCGGCCGCCCCGGCTACCCTGGCCGGAACAACACGCTCATCGCTTTCGAGTCCAAGGGCGACGGCGTGGCCAAGTATGTGCAGTGGGCCCACGCCATGGGCGACAAGACCCTGGTCATCGACGCCGCCGATCCTGCCACCCCTGCCATCGACATTTTCTCCGTACCCGGGGACATCACCTCCAAAGCACACTTCTTCACCAACGCCATGCGTTACGCCTTCGGCGAGCAGTCCATCGGTGAACGCTCCTACGAAACGCTCGTCTCCGTCCTCACCGGCGGAATTGCAGTAACCGACGAGGTACTGGAGTTCATGGATGACCGCGACGAACGACTGATCCCGTCCGGTCAGTCACCGATCTTCTACGCCCACCTGCTCCTGGGCGGGGTCACCGACCGCCTTGGCGTGGACCTGTGGAACGGCATCAACGGCCTGGCCAAGCAGCAGCGTGAACGTGACACTCCCAACGCCGAACTCGACCTGGCAGTCGCCGAGCTCGCCAAGCTGTACGACGGCAAGACGGAGTCTGCCCGCGGCAGGCTCCAGGAGGCACCCCGCAACAAGATCAGCCAGCTGCTGGCACTGGAATCCTGGTGGTCCCCGGCCCGCCGGAAGGTAACCTGGGCGCAGATCCTGGAAGGCCACCGCTCGGTCGTCATCAACACCGGTTCCTCCACCACGGGCGTGCTCCTGGAGGATTCCCAGACACAGCAGCTGTCCTCGATGCTGATGTTCTCGCTGCAGAACGCACTCAAGCGCCACTGCTCCGGCTGGCTGGAACAGGGCCGGTCCGTGTCCATCTTTGCCGACGAGCTTTCCCTCCTGGCCGGCACGAGCCCCGAGATCATCGGATGGATCCGCGACCAGGGCCGCTCCTACGGCATCCGTGCCATCCTGGCCACCCAGCGGCCGGAGCAGCTCGGCGCCGCCCTGCGCAACAACTTCCTCACGTACTCGACCCTGATCTCCTTCGCCCAGACCGACGTCACCACCGCGACCGAGGTTGCCGCGAACGTTGGCAGCAACGGCGAATGGTCCACCGAGGACATCCAGCACCTGGAGCCCTACCATGTCGTCGTCCGTTCCGAGGTCGACCAGCGCAGGCAGTCCGCCTTCATCGTGAAGCTGCCCAACTTCGAAGCCGACATGGACAGCTACGCCGCCGCCCAGGGTTACGGCCAGGCCAACGGGGCACAGCTGTGGTAG